TCAACATGGCTGACCTTCATTTCCGATGCAGAGGTGAAATCGATATGCGCAATGGCCACCCAATACGCGTAGTTATTTTTCTCGTATAAGGACGACACGACTTGCTGACCCTGATGATTATCGACTACCGCGCGCGCCTTCATGGAATAGAAACTCCCGATCCCATTGCTAATAGCGCTGTAAGCCGCAAATAAAACATACTTCAGTTCTTCAGTACGATGGATCGTAATCGTTTCCTGTCCCTTGCCTTTAGAATCCCCGTCTAGCTGAATGAACGGAGATTTTTGAGGCGATCCCAGATTACGATAGTAGATTTTCCCTAATTCATTGTTCTTAGTCACGTAGAAACAA
This region of Cohnella herbarum genomic DNA includes:
- a CDS encoding TerD family protein; this encodes AETLSQTPVEKIPSVQLSKVNLEKKGSVNIKKSGKVTARLEWESSKDLDLYCFYVTKNNELGKIYYRNLGSPQKSPFIQLDGDSKGKGQETITIHRTEELKYVLFAAYSAISNGIGSFYSMKARAVVDNHQGQQVVSSLYEKNNYAYWVAIAHIDFTSASEMKVSHVEQYSKRFTEKSPLLYADGSFKMNVGKAEFKGFS